The following are from one region of the Streptomyces changanensis genome:
- a CDS encoding exonuclease SbcCD subunit D — protein sequence MRLLHTSDWHLGRSFHRVSLLDAQAAFLDHLLATVREHAVDAVLVAGDVYDRAVPPLAAVELFDTALHRLADAGVPTVMISGNHDSARRLGVASGLIRRAGIHLRTDPAGIGTPVLLPDPPHGDVACYGLPYLEPALARDPLGAAATTHRAVLAAAMDRVRADLAGRPAGTRSVVLAHAFVAGGEASDSERDITVGGVAAVPAEVFDGVDYVALGHLHGAQALTDRVRYSGSPLAYSFSEWRHRKTTWLVDLAPDGGVTAERIDCPVPRPLARLRGRLDDLLADPALARHEDAWVEATLTDPARPADPMARLAERFPHTLSLVFDPERTEGDGGPPSYALRLRGRTDQQIAEDFVAHVRGGAAPDAHERAALHGAFADVRADASVREREVDG from the coding sequence GTGAGACTTCTGCACACCTCGGACTGGCACCTCGGCCGGTCCTTCCACCGCGTCAGCCTCCTCGACGCCCAGGCCGCCTTCCTCGACCACCTGCTCGCCACGGTCCGCGAGCACGCCGTGGACGCGGTCCTCGTGGCAGGCGACGTCTACGACCGCGCCGTACCGCCGCTCGCCGCCGTCGAACTCTTCGACACCGCCCTGCACCGGCTCGCGGACGCCGGCGTCCCCACCGTGATGATCTCCGGCAACCACGACTCGGCCCGCCGCCTCGGCGTCGCCTCCGGTCTCATCCGACGCGCCGGCATCCACCTGCGCACCGACCCCGCCGGCATCGGTACGCCCGTCCTGCTGCCCGACCCGCCCCACGGCGACGTCGCCTGCTACGGGCTGCCCTACCTCGAACCGGCCCTGGCCCGCGACCCGCTCGGCGCGGCCGCCACGACTCACCGCGCCGTCCTCGCCGCCGCCATGGACCGCGTCCGCGCCGACCTCGCCGGCCGCCCCGCCGGCACCCGCTCCGTCGTCCTCGCCCACGCCTTCGTCGCCGGCGGCGAGGCCAGCGACAGCGAACGCGACATCACCGTCGGCGGCGTCGCCGCCGTCCCGGCGGAGGTCTTCGACGGCGTCGACTACGTCGCCCTGGGCCACCTGCACGGCGCGCAGGCCCTCACCGACCGCGTCCGCTACTCCGGCTCGCCCCTCGCGTACTCCTTCTCCGAGTGGCGGCACCGCAAGACCACCTGGCTCGTCGACCTCGCCCCCGACGGCGGCGTCACCGCCGAGCGGATCGACTGCCCCGTACCGCGCCCCCTCGCCCGCCTCCGCGGACGGCTCGACGACCTCCTCGCCGACCCGGCGCTCGCCCGGCACGAGGACGCGTGGGTCGAGGCCACCCTCACCGACCCCGCCCGCCCCGCCGACCCCATGGCGCGGCTCGCCGAACGCTTCCCCCACACGCTCAGCCTCGTCTTCGACCCCGAGCGCACCGAGGGCGACGGCGGACCGCCCTCGTACGCCCTGCGGCTGCGCGGGCGCACCGACCAGCAGATCGCGGAGGACTTCGTGGCCCACGTCCGCGGCGGCGCCGCACCCGACGCGCACGAGCGCGCGGCGCTGCACGGCGCCTTCGCCGACGTCCGCGCCGACGCGTCCGTGCGCGAACGCGAGGTGGACGGATGA
- a CDS encoding Lrp/AsnC family transcriptional regulator, translating into MTEHSPDATDWRILQALQEQGRASFAELARAVSMSASAVTERVRRMEEAGIIAGYTAVVDHERLGLPILAFVRLRYPHGNYKPFHDLLATTPEVLEAHHVTGDDCFVLKVAARSMAHLEQVAGKVGALGSVTTSVVYSSPLRRRPVSR; encoded by the coding sequence ATGACGGAACATTCACCGGACGCCACGGACTGGCGCATACTCCAGGCCCTCCAGGAGCAGGGACGGGCGAGCTTCGCGGAGCTGGCGCGGGCCGTGTCGATGTCGGCGAGCGCCGTGACCGAGCGGGTCCGCCGGATGGAGGAGGCCGGGATCATCGCCGGCTACACGGCGGTCGTGGACCACGAGCGGCTGGGTCTCCCCATCCTGGCCTTCGTCCGGTTGCGCTACCCGCACGGGAACTACAAGCCGTTCCACGACCTGCTGGCGACGACGCCGGAGGTCCTGGAGGCGCATCACGTCACGGGGGACGACTGCTTCGTGCTGAAGGTCGCGGCCCGCTCGATGGCGCACCTGGAGCAGGTGGCCGGCAAGGTCGGCGCCCTCGGCTCGGTGACGACGAGCGTCGTGTACTCGTCACCGCTGCGGCGCCGTCCCGTCAGCCGCTGA
- a CDS encoding GNAT family N-acetyltransferase: MTDTTPATTVAPAPAPAQRTRRQHHWRRDLVELAALFTAVAVADAIANTIAHGPDGPYLLIVSAVALVATAAFHTWWARRHSHAPPTPPTTTAPSTADAATVTATATGTGTVRGTEETVLWRMRTTVRDEPGSLAVLCAALAELRVDILTLQTHPLADGTVDEFLLRAPEPLQPAELTRRVAAAGGAHTWVERADAHDLVDSPTRVLNLATRTALDAAELPLALRQLLGRCAIRSHPAVSPTGRPSERTAPVEGALEQGDTIMLLRDPYGGVLTVERPYLPFTPSEFARARALVELDARLGPRVPRSQDVLTLPEGGEITVRRADQDDLEAARAMHDRCSERTLGLRYHGPVADADRYLGHLLSPRFGQTLAVRSASGRLVALGHLLWDGDETEVALLVEDDWQRRGIGSELLRRLVGLAVDAGCDSVYAVTQSSNTGMVAAMRALNLPLDYQIEEGTLVITARLRAPHAERHKSAGDHDRRGPYAEGAAEQGPAGQSAPHRPRP, from the coding sequence TCGCCCCCGCCCCCGCCCCCGCGCAGCGTACCCGCCGTCAGCACCACTGGCGGCGGGACCTCGTCGAGCTGGCCGCCCTCTTCACCGCCGTGGCGGTCGCGGACGCGATCGCGAACACCATCGCGCACGGTCCGGACGGGCCGTACCTGCTGATCGTCTCGGCGGTGGCCCTGGTGGCCACGGCCGCCTTCCACACGTGGTGGGCACGACGGCACAGCCATGCCCCTCCCACACCACCCACCACGACCGCCCCGTCCACCGCAGACGCAGCCACAGTCACGGCCACGGCCACCGGAACAGGGACCGTCCGCGGGACGGAGGAGACCGTCCTGTGGCGGATGCGGACCACCGTGCGCGACGAGCCCGGCAGCCTGGCCGTCCTGTGCGCCGCCCTCGCGGAGCTGCGGGTCGACATCCTCACCCTGCAGACCCACCCCCTGGCCGACGGCACGGTCGACGAGTTCCTGCTGCGCGCCCCCGAGCCCCTGCAGCCGGCCGAACTGACCCGGCGGGTCGCCGCGGCGGGCGGCGCGCACACCTGGGTCGAGCGGGCCGACGCCCACGACCTGGTCGACTCCCCCACCCGGGTCCTCAACCTCGCCACCCGCACCGCCCTGGACGCCGCCGAACTCCCCCTCGCACTGCGGCAGTTGCTGGGCCGTTGCGCCATCCGCTCCCACCCGGCCGTCTCCCCGACCGGCCGCCCCAGCGAGCGCACCGCACCGGTGGAGGGCGCGTTGGAACAGGGCGACACGATCATGCTGCTGCGCGACCCGTACGGCGGCGTGCTCACCGTCGAGCGCCCCTACCTGCCGTTCACGCCGAGCGAGTTCGCCCGCGCCCGCGCCCTCGTCGAGCTGGACGCGCGGCTCGGGCCGCGGGTGCCGCGCAGCCAGGACGTCCTGACGCTGCCCGAGGGCGGCGAGATCACCGTCCGCCGCGCCGACCAGGATGACCTGGAGGCCGCGCGCGCCATGCACGACCGCTGCTCCGAGCGCACCCTCGGGCTGCGGTACCACGGCCCCGTCGCCGACGCCGACCGCTACCTCGGCCACCTCCTCAGCCCGCGCTTCGGGCAGACGCTCGCCGTCCGGTCCGCGTCCGGCCGACTCGTCGCCCTGGGCCATCTGCTGTGGGACGGCGACGAGACCGAGGTCGCCCTGCTCGTCGAGGACGACTGGCAGCGCCGTGGCATCGGCTCCGAGCTCCTGCGCCGCCTGGTGGGCCTCGCCGTGGACGCCGGGTGCGACAGCGTGTACGCGGTCACCCAGTCGTCCAACACGGGCATGGTCGCCGCGATGCGCGCGCTGAACCTGCCGCTCGACTACCAGATCGAGGAAGGCACCCTGGTGATCACCGCCCGGCTGCGCGCCCCGCACGCCGAACGTCACAAGTCGGCCGGGGACCACGACCGGCGCGGCCCGTACGCCGAGGGGGCCGCCGAGCAGGGTCCCGCCGGTCAGAGCGCCCCGCACCGGCCCCGGCCCTGA
- a CDS encoding rhodanese-like domain-containing protein, which translates to MTPFTDPTATSTDLKDPASPAAPSATASPAVSPVLRVPPAAPAAAAAHFAASLAFHTDVSDVAAALAADGDPGFVVLDSRSTEAWEQGHVPGAVHLPTALVAEHAERLLDRAVPVVTYCWGPGCNGATRAALALAERGFRVKEMLGGFEYWVREGFPYETREGRRHREADPLTAPAGADACGC; encoded by the coding sequence ATGACCCCCTTCACGGACCCCACGGCCACCTCCACGGACCTCAAGGACCCCGCGTCCCCCGCCGCCCCGTCCGCCACCGCGTCCCCGGCCGTCAGTCCGGTGCTGCGCGTGCCGCCCGCCGCCCCCGCCGCGGCGGCCGCCCACTTCGCCGCGAGCCTGGCCTTCCACACGGACGTCTCCGACGTCGCCGCCGCCCTCGCCGCCGACGGTGACCCCGGGTTCGTCGTGCTCGACTCGCGCTCCACCGAGGCGTGGGAGCAGGGGCACGTCCCCGGCGCCGTCCACCTCCCGACGGCCCTCGTCGCCGAGCACGCCGAACGGCTCCTCGACCGGGCCGTCCCGGTGGTCACCTACTGCTGGGGCCCCGGCTGCAACGGCGCCACCCGCGCCGCCCTCGCCCTCGCCGAACGCGGCTTCCGGGTCAAGGAGATGCTCGGCGGCTTCGAGTACTGGGTCCGCGAGGGGTTCCCGTACGAGACCCGGGAGGGCCGGCGCCACCGGGAGGCCGACCCCCTCACCGCACCGGCCGGCGCGGACGCCTGCGGCTGCTGA
- a CDS encoding AAA family ATPase: MRLHRLRVTGFGPFGTAQEVDFDALSAAGLFLLHGPTGAGKTSVLDAVCFALYGSVPGARQAPGATLRSDHAAPGTATEVLLDLTVAGRRLEITRRPAQPRPKKRGTGFTTEKAQSWLREYDPATGTWTGLSRSHQEIGEEVAQLIGMSRDQFCQVVLLPQGDFSRFLRADAEARGKLLGRLFDTRRFAAVEERLADLRRAAEQRVRDGDQRLLALAHRMAQAAGDAAGDWPAPAGAPGEPGLAEAVLGWAAVARSGAREALDAADLALTAAESRQAATRLALDACRDRAARRARYEDARRRAAELDARRPERDAWRARLDEARRAERVAGPLALRDAARRDHDEADAAHARALVALPADLAGADADRLTALEQAHRQELGGLDAARRAEERVTLLTRERADLDRQARADDETLHDAAAWLADWDATRRALADRVDAAREAATRAEHLAGRLAPARRRLAAARRRDALAREAAAVQAGLTAARDRANTAHETWLDLRERRLRGIAAELAAHLADGAPCAVCGSADHPRPARPTADHVDRAAEAAAYEAHTRAAESRAAAERELAALGEALAAAAAEAADPDGAEQGPGDPAARATVPRPAASPEATAAPAALRPPEAAAAAPPSAPGASGTGSDSASSSAPAASGTGSGVASGSAAASGSGSGGGSAVAVLAVAGPTAAELAELVADLERRHAEAYELAAAAHPAREALERAEREHARRLDEHRQAEVRAAARASRREALDQEQAALEAELARILGDGRDTVARRQAALERRIAALAAAAGAVRAAESAARRFEEADERLADAAHRAGFATPRAAADALLDDARQRDLQRRVDAWQAEAAAVADRLAEDGARAAAEGPPPDVPAALAAHDAAERAVRTAATTLAAHRERCAELDRLSARVVEELRRLGPLRTEYDRVARLAALTAGTSAENERRMRLESYVLAARLEQVAAAATERLQRMSSGRYTLVHSDARSGGRRAGLGLHVVDAWTGSERDTATLSGGETFFASLALALGLADVVTDEAGGVRLDTLFIDEGFGSLDEQTLDEVLDVLDSLRERDRSVGIVSHVPDLRRRVPAQLEVVKGRDGSRVRLRAGTGLSG; the protein is encoded by the coding sequence ATGAGGCTCCACCGGCTCCGCGTCACCGGCTTCGGCCCCTTCGGCACCGCGCAGGAAGTCGACTTCGACGCCCTCTCCGCCGCCGGCCTGTTCCTCCTCCACGGCCCGACCGGCGCGGGGAAGACCTCCGTCCTCGACGCCGTCTGCTTCGCCCTGTACGGCTCCGTGCCCGGCGCCCGGCAGGCCCCCGGCGCCACGCTGCGCAGCGACCACGCCGCGCCCGGCACCGCCACCGAGGTGCTCCTCGACCTCACCGTCGCCGGCCGCCGGCTGGAGATCACCCGCCGGCCCGCCCAGCCCCGCCCCAAGAAGCGCGGTACCGGCTTCACCACCGAGAAGGCGCAGTCCTGGCTGCGCGAGTACGACCCCGCGACCGGCACCTGGACCGGCCTCAGCCGCTCGCACCAGGAGATCGGTGAGGAGGTCGCCCAGCTCATCGGCATGAGCCGCGACCAGTTCTGCCAGGTCGTCCTGCTGCCCCAGGGCGACTTCTCCCGCTTCCTGCGCGCCGACGCCGAAGCCCGCGGCAAGCTCCTCGGCCGCCTCTTCGACACCCGCCGCTTCGCCGCCGTCGAGGAGCGCCTCGCCGATCTGCGCCGCGCCGCCGAACAGCGGGTGCGCGACGGCGACCAGCGGCTGCTCGCCCTGGCCCACCGGATGGCGCAGGCCGCGGGGGACGCCGCGGGCGACTGGCCCGCGCCGGCCGGCGCGCCCGGGGAGCCCGGACTCGCCGAGGCCGTCCTCGGCTGGGCCGCGGTCGCCCGCTCGGGCGCCCGGGAGGCGCTCGACGCCGCCGACCTCGCGCTCACCGCCGCCGAGTCCCGGCAGGCCGCCACCCGTCTGGCCCTCGACGCCTGCCGGGACCGCGCCGCCCGCCGCGCCCGGTACGAGGACGCCCGCCGCCGCGCCGCCGAGCTCGACGCGCGCCGGCCCGAGCGGGACGCCTGGCGGGCCCGGCTCGACGAGGCGCGCCGGGCCGAGCGCGTCGCCGGACCGCTCGCCCTGCGCGACGCCGCCCGGCGCGACCACGACGAGGCCGACGCCGCGCACGCGCGGGCCCTGGTCGCCCTCCCCGCCGACCTGGCCGGGGCGGACGCCGACCGGCTGACCGCCCTCGAACAGGCACACCGCCAGGAGCTCGGCGGCCTCGACGCCGCCCGCCGCGCCGAGGAGCGGGTCACGCTCCTCACCCGCGAACGCGCCGACCTCGACCGGCAGGCGCGGGCCGACGACGAGACCCTCCACGACGCCGCCGCCTGGCTGGCCGACTGGGACGCGACCCGCCGCGCCCTTGCCGACCGCGTCGACGCCGCCCGCGAGGCCGCCACCCGCGCCGAGCACCTCGCCGGGCGGCTCGCACCGGCCCGCCGTCGACTGGCCGCCGCCCGCCGCCGCGACGCCCTCGCCCGGGAGGCGGCAGCCGTCCAAGCCGGCCTCACCGCCGCCAGGGACCGGGCCAACACGGCCCACGAGACCTGGCTCGACCTGCGCGAACGCCGCCTGCGGGGCATCGCCGCGGAACTCGCCGCGCACCTCGCGGACGGCGCTCCCTGCGCCGTCTGCGGCTCCGCCGACCACCCGCGCCCCGCCCGGCCCACCGCCGACCACGTCGACCGCGCGGCCGAGGCGGCGGCTTACGAGGCGCACACCCGCGCCGCCGAATCCCGCGCCGCCGCCGAACGCGAACTGGCCGCCCTCGGTGAGGCCCTGGCCGCCGCGGCGGCCGAGGCGGCGGACCCGGACGGCGCCGAACAGGGCCCCGGGGACCCGGCCGCCCGCGCCACCGTGCCCCGCCCCGCCGCGTCCCCCGAGGCGACCGCGGCACCCGCAGCACTCCGGCCACCCGAAGCGGCCGCAGCCGCACCACCCTCGGCGCCCGGCGCGTCCGGGACCGGGTCCGACTCCGCGTCCTCGTCGGCGCCCGCCGCGTCCGGGACCGGGTCCGGGGTCGCTTCGGGCTCCGCGGCCGCTTCGGGGTCCGGGTCCGGGGGCGGGTCCGCCGTCGCCGTCCTCGCCGTCGCCGGGCCGACCGCCGCCGAACTGGCCGAGCTCGTCGCCGACCTGGAGCGGCGGCACGCCGAGGCGTACGAGCTGGCCGCCGCCGCCCACCCCGCCCGGGAAGCCCTCGAACGGGCCGAGCGGGAGCACGCGCGGCGCCTCGACGAGCACCGGCAGGCGGAGGTGCGGGCCGCCGCCAGGGCGTCACGCCGTGAAGCGCTCGACCAGGAGCAGGCCGCCCTGGAGGCGGAGCTCGCCCGGATCCTCGGCGACGGGCGCGACACCGTCGCGCGGCGGCAGGCCGCGCTGGAGCGCCGCATCGCCGCCCTCGCCGCGGCCGCCGGCGCCGTACGCGCCGCCGAATCCGCCGCCAGGCGGTTCGAGGAGGCGGACGAGCGGCTCGCCGACGCCGCCCACCGGGCCGGCTTCGCCACCCCGCGCGCCGCCGCGGACGCCCTCCTCGACGACGCCCGGCAGCGCGACCTCCAGCGCCGCGTCGACGCCTGGCAGGCCGAGGCCGCCGCAGTGGCCGACCGGCTCGCCGAGGACGGCGCACGCGCCGCAGCCGAGGGCCCGCCCCCCGACGTGCCCGCCGCCCTCGCCGCCCACGACGCCGCCGAGCGCGCCGTCCGGACCGCCGCCACCACCCTGGCGGCACACCGCGAACGGTGCGCCGAGCTGGACCGGCTGTCCGCCCGTGTGGTGGAGGAGCTGCGCCGACTGGGTCCGCTGCGCACCGAGTACGACCGGGTGGCCCGGCTCGCCGCGCTGACCGCCGGCACGTCAGCCGAGAACGAGCGGCGGATGCGTCTGGAGTCGTACGTCCTCGCCGCCCGGCTCGAACAGGTCGCGGCCGCCGCGACCGAACGGCTCCAGCGCATGTCGTCGGGCCGCTACACGCTCGTCCACTCCGACGCGCGCTCCGGTGGCCGGCGCGCCGGCCTGGGACTGCACGTCGTCGACGCCTGGACGGGCAGCGAACGCGACACGGCGACGCTCTCCGGCGGGGAGACGTTCTTCGCTTCGCTGGCCCTCGCGCTCGGCCTCGCCGACGTCGTCACCGACGAGGCGGGCGGCGTCCGCCTCGACACCCTCTTCATCGACGAGGGGTTCGGCAGCCTCGACGAACAGACCCTCGACGAGGTGCTGGACGTGCTCGATTCGCTGCGCGAACGGGACCGCAGCGTCGGCATCGTCAGCCACGTCCCCGACCTGCGCCGCCGCGTCCCCGCACAACTGGAGGTCGTCAAGGGCCGCGACGGCTCCCGGGTCAGGCTGCGGGCCGGGACGGGCCTCAGCGGCTGA
- a CDS encoding DUF885 domain-containing protein, with the protein MPDTPSSALPRQVADAFVDALVALDPVTGTYLGVRECSALLPDFSPAGQEELAVLARETLTRLDAAELLPEAAGDAERRCGRLLRERLTAELAVHEAQEGLRTVSNLRSPAHSVRMAFTVMPTETDEDWAAVAERLRAVPAALDGYRESLALGLDRGLPGGPRATATFVDQLGKWAGSAEGARGWFEEFAAAGPSALRRELDVAARGATAAVAGLRDWMRDVYAPAVADAPDTVGRERYARWSRYHNGTDFDLDEAYAYGWDEYHRLLGEMEKEAAKILPGAGPWEALAHLDEHGTHIEGVEETRVWLQRLMDEAIDALDGTHFELAERVRRVESRIAPPGSAAAPYYTGPSEDFSRPGRTWLPVNGETRFPVYDLVSTWYHEGVPGHHLQLAQWAHVADRLSRYQATVGMVSANAEGWALYAERLMDELGFLPDPERRLGYLDAQMMRACRVIVDIGMHLGLDIPAHSPYRPGERWTPELAQEFFQRHSSRSPEFVESEMVRYLSMPAQAIGYKLGERAWLLGRENARRAHGAAFDAKKWHMAALSQGPLGLDDLVDELSRL; encoded by the coding sequence ATGCCAGATACCCCCAGCAGCGCTCTTCCGCGACAGGTCGCGGACGCCTTCGTGGACGCCCTCGTCGCCCTCGACCCGGTCACCGGCACGTACCTGGGCGTGCGGGAGTGCTCCGCGCTCCTCCCCGACTTCTCCCCCGCCGGCCAGGAGGAACTGGCCGTCCTGGCCCGCGAGACGCTCACCCGGCTCGACGCGGCGGAGCTCCTGCCGGAGGCCGCAGGAGACGCCGAACGCCGCTGCGGGCGGCTCCTGCGGGAGCGCCTCACCGCCGAACTGGCCGTCCACGAGGCACAGGAGGGCCTGCGCACCGTCAGCAACCTCCGCTCCCCCGCGCACAGCGTGCGGATGGCGTTCACGGTGATGCCGACGGAGACGGACGAGGACTGGGCGGCCGTCGCGGAGCGGCTGCGCGCCGTACCGGCCGCGCTCGACGGGTACCGGGAGTCCCTCGCGCTGGGGCTGGACCGCGGGTTGCCGGGCGGGCCGCGCGCCACGGCCACGTTCGTGGACCAGCTGGGCAAGTGGGCCGGCAGCGCCGAGGGTGCCCGCGGCTGGTTCGAGGAGTTCGCCGCGGCCGGGCCGTCCGCGCTGCGCCGGGAACTGGACGTGGCGGCGCGCGGCGCCACCGCGGCGGTCGCCGGGCTGCGGGACTGGATGCGCGACGTGTACGCCCCCGCCGTGGCGGACGCGCCGGACACGGTGGGCCGCGAGCGGTACGCCCGATGGTCCCGGTACCACAACGGCACCGACTTCGACCTGGACGAGGCGTACGCCTACGGCTGGGACGAGTACCACCGCCTCCTCGGCGAGATGGAGAAGGAGGCCGCCAAGATCCTGCCGGGCGCCGGCCCGTGGGAGGCGCTGGCCCACCTCGACGAGCACGGGACGCACATCGAGGGCGTGGAGGAGACCCGGGTCTGGCTCCAGCGGCTCATGGACGAGGCGATCGACGCCCTCGACGGCACGCACTTCGAACTCGCCGAGCGGGTCCGGCGCGTCGAGTCGCGCATCGCGCCCCCGGGCAGCGCGGCGGCGCCGTACTACACGGGCCCGTCGGAGGACTTCTCCCGACCCGGCCGGACCTGGCTCCCCGTCAACGGCGAGACGCGCTTCCCCGTATACGACCTGGTCTCCACCTGGTACCACGAGGGCGTGCCGGGGCACCACCTCCAGCTGGCGCAGTGGGCGCACGTGGCGGACCGGCTCTCCCGCTACCAGGCGACGGTCGGCATGGTCAGCGCCAACGCGGAGGGCTGGGCGCTGTACGCGGAGCGGCTCATGGACGAGCTGGGCTTCCTCCCCGACCCGGAGCGGCGGCTCGGCTACCTCGACGCGCAGATGATGCGGGCGTGCCGGGTGATCGTCGACATCGGCATGCACCTCGGGCTGGACATCCCCGCGCACTCGCCGTACCGGCCCGGTGAGCGGTGGACGCCGGAGCTCGCGCAGGAGTTCTTCCAGCGGCACAGCAGCCGGTCGCCGGAGTTCGTCGAGAGCGAGATGGTCCGGTACCTGTCGATGCCGGCGCAGGCCATCGGCTACAAGCTGGGCGAGCGGGCCTGGCTGCTGGGCCGGGAGAACGCGCGCCGGGCCCACGGCGCGGCGTTCGACGCGAAGAAGTGGCACATGGCGGCGCTCTCCCAGGGCCCCCTCGGCCTGGACGACCTGGTGGACGAGCTGTCCCGACTCTGA
- a CDS encoding YigZ family protein translates to MQEQYRTVAREGVHETEINRSRFLCALAPAATEREAQEFVARVRREHPTATHNCFAYVIGADAAVQRASDDGEPGGTAGAPMLQMLLRRDVRYAVAVVTRYYGGVKLGAGGLIRAYGGVVGEALDELGTVTRRRYRLATVTVDHQRAGKLQNDLRAAGRAVRDVRYADAVRIEVGLPDADVDAFRGWLADATAGTAVLELGGEAYGAD, encoded by the coding sequence ATGCAGGAGCAGTACCGCACGGTGGCCCGCGAGGGCGTGCACGAGACCGAGATCAACCGGTCGCGCTTCCTCTGCGCGCTCGCCCCCGCCGCGACCGAGCGCGAGGCGCAGGAGTTCGTCGCCCGCGTCCGCCGGGAGCACCCCACCGCCACCCACAACTGCTTCGCGTACGTCATCGGCGCCGACGCCGCCGTCCAGCGGGCCAGTGACGACGGCGAGCCCGGCGGCACCGCCGGCGCGCCGATGCTCCAGATGCTCCTGCGGCGCGACGTCCGGTACGCCGTCGCCGTCGTCACCCGGTACTACGGCGGTGTGAAGCTCGGCGCCGGCGGGCTGATCCGCGCCTACGGCGGGGTCGTCGGTGAGGCGCTCGACGAGCTCGGCACCGTCACGCGCCGCCGCTACCGGCTCGCCACGGTCACCGTCGACCACCAGCGCGCCGGCAAGCTCCAGAACGACCTGCGGGCCGCCGGCCGGGCCGTCCGCGACGTCCGGTACGCCGACGCCGTCCGCATCGAGGTCGGCCTGCCGGACGCGGACGTCGACGCCTTCCGTGGCTGGCTGGCCGACGCGACGGCCGGCACCGCCGTCCTGGAGCTCGGCGGCGAGGCGTACGGCGCGGACTGA
- a CDS encoding CoA-binding protein encodes MYGDTETIRRILTETGDTWAVVGLSGNRSRAAYGVAAVLQRFGKRIVPVHPKAEAVHGEKGYATLADIPFPVDVVDVFVHSALAGAIADEAVAKGARAVWFQLGVVDEEAWERTRAAGLDMVMDRCPAIEIPALGLV; translated from the coding sequence GTGTACGGCGACACGGAGACCATCCGCAGGATCCTCACCGAGACCGGCGACACCTGGGCCGTCGTCGGCCTGTCCGGCAACCGGTCCCGCGCGGCGTACGGCGTGGCCGCCGTGCTCCAGCGCTTCGGCAAGCGGATCGTGCCGGTGCATCCCAAGGCCGAGGCCGTGCACGGCGAGAAGGGGTACGCGACCCTGGCCGACATCCCCTTCCCGGTGGACGTCGTGGACGTCTTCGTCCACAGCGCCCTGGCCGGGGCCATCGCGGACGAGGCGGTGGCGAAGGGGGCCCGGGCGGTCTGGTTCCAGCTCGGCGTCGTGGACGAGGAGGCGTGGGAACGCACGCGCGCCGCCGGCCTGGACATGGTGATGGACCGCTGCCCCGCGATCGAGATCCCCGCGCTCGGCCTGGTCTGA